One Branchiostoma floridae strain S238N-H82 chromosome 15, Bfl_VNyyK, whole genome shotgun sequence DNA window includes the following coding sequences:
- the LOC118432228 gene encoding fatty-acid amide hydrolase 1-like, which yields MDRVNTTSAVCSVFAGVLTCYVGLKVYKKRQVKKKALKKREESRRALQDVQRSVATDDPLTASKRREILSLTLAQLSQQLRDGQLSAVQVLQAFQEKAISENDKLNCLTEPVPDALARAEGLDAGGGKEGLLHGVPVSIKDNVNIKGMATTMGVTKHLDIPADEDAVIVQVLKKQGAVPFVKTNVPQTLLSMACSNPVFGETLNPVDPTRSPGGSSGGEGALIRSGGSVLGVGSDIAGSARIPAHFCGIHGFKPTAYRIRWASLVSSHTGPVSLLSSIQKEQKRLGAIIWLDTRLKVVVSAPGLLARDVDSLALGMKALLVPDMFQLDPLVVPIPFRQEIYDDKKPMRIGYFPALQSCPPTPSMGRAVIMAKEALEKAGHTLVVFDPPDQMYAIMDLAFRLISADGGKTFYTEWLKDEIIDDRIKSQVSLMTMPYYLRNIMGFLLRPIWPRVSRNMSYRLLGSIYELWQRLVEREEYIQKFLADWREKELDVLLCPAFAIPACKPQHAGPIILAASYTVLFNLLNFPAGVVPVTTVTEEDDRLLDDWRGYGNDLFDRLFKQTSRGAVGLPVAVQCVALPWQEEKCLRLMKEVETVCPV from the exons ATGGACAGGGTTAACACCACTTCAGCGGTTTGCTCGGTGTTCGCTGGTGTCTTGACATGTTATGTCGGTCTGAAGGTCTACAAGAAACGACAGGTGAAGAAGAAGGCCTTGAAGAAGAGGGAAGAAAGTCGGAGGGCCCTGCAAGACGTCCAGAGATCCGTGGCAACTGATGATCCC CTAACAGCATCCAAAAGACGGGAGATCCTGTCCCTGACCCTGGCCCAGCTCAGCCAGCAGCTGAGAGATGGACAGCTGTCAGCTGTACAGGTGCTGCAGGCATTCCAGGAGAAG GCAATTTCAGAGAATGACAAACTCAACTGCTTGACTGAGCCAGTGCCAGATGCTTTG GCCAGGGCTGAGGGCTTGGATGCAGGAGGTGGGAAGGAGGGACTACTGCATGGTGTTCCTGTGTCGATCAAGGATAATGTCAATATCAAG GGCATGGCGACCACCATGGGTGTGACAAAACACCTGGACATACCTGCAGATGAGGACGCTGTTATTGTCCAGGTGTTGAAGAAACAGGGAGCTGTGCCCTTTGTCAAGACCAACGTTCCACAGACTCTACTCAG TATGGCCTGCAGCAACCCTGTGTTTGGTGAGACCTTGAACCCAGTTGACCCCACACGATCCCCGGGTGGGTCGTCAGGCGGGGAGGGAGCCTTGATCAGAAGCGGGGGGTCCGTCCTGGGCGTCGGCAGTGACATCGCCGGGAGTGCACGCATACCTGCCCACTTCTGTGGCATTCATGGATTCAAGCCAACTGCATACAGGATCAGGTgggctagcctggtatccagccatacaGGTCCcgtgtctcttctgtcctccatacagaaagaacagaagagacttggcgctataatatggctggatactaGGCTAAAGGTGG TGGTTTCAGCTCCTGGTCTGCTGGCCAGAGATGTGGACAGTCTAGCCCTGGGTATGAAGGCTCTACTGGTACCTGACATGTTTCAACTGGACCCACTGGTGGTACCCATACCCTTCAGACAGGAG ATATATGATGATAAGAAGCCCATGAGGATAGGATACTTCCCCGCCCTACAGTCCTGTCCCCCCACCCCATCCATGGGGAGGGCTGTCATCATGGCAAAGGAAGCCTTGGAGAAAGCCGGACACACG CTGGTTGTGTTTGATCCACCAGACCAGATGTACGCAATCATGGACCTGGCCTTCAGGCTCATCAGTGCAGATGGTGGGAAAACCTTCTACACCGAGTGGCT GAAAGATGAAATCATTGATGATCGTATCAAGAGCCAAGTCAGTCTCATGACCATGCCATACTACCTACGCAACATCATGGGCTTTCTACTCAGGCCGATC TGGCCAAGGGTTAGCAGGAACATGTCATACAGATTACTCGG GTCAATCTACGAACTCTGGCAAAGGCTGGTAGAAAGAGAG GAGTACATACAGAAGTTCCTGGCAGACTGGAGGGAGAAGGAACTAGACGTGTTGCTGTGCCCGGCATTCGCCATACCCGCCTGCAAACCACAGCACGCTGGTCCCATTATCT TGGCTGCTAGCTACACAGTACTATTCAACCTTCTCAACTTTCCTGCCGGAGTTGTTCCTGTTACCACGGTAACAGAGGAGGATGACAGGCTGCTGGATGATTGGCGTGGCTATGGCAACGACCTGTTTGATCGGCTTTTCAAACAG ACATCCAGAGGTGCAGTGGGTCTCCCCGTGGCTGTCCAGTGTGTGGCACTGCCGTGGCAGGAGGAGAAGTGTCTCAGGCTCATGAAGGAAGTGGAGACTGTGTGTCCCGTGTGA